A region from the Vulpes lagopus strain Blue_001 chromosome 5, ASM1834538v1, whole genome shotgun sequence genome encodes:
- the TCF20 gene encoding transcription factor 20 isoform X2 has product MQSFREQSSYHGDQQSYPQEVHGSSRIEEFSPRQAQMFQNFGGAGGGSGGSGGSSGGGRRGTAAAAAMASETSGHQGYQGFRKEAGDFYYMAGSKDPVTTGTPQPPQRRPSGPVQSYGPPQGSSFGNQYGSEGHVGQFQAQHSALGGVSHYQQDYSGPFSPGSAQYQQQASSQQQQQVQQLRQQLYQSHQPLPQATGQPASGSSHLQPMQRPSTLPSSATGYQLRVGQFGQHYQSSAASSSSSFPSPQRFSQSGQSYDGSYSVNAGSQYEGHSVGSNAQAYGTQSNYSYQPQSMKNFEQAKIPQGTQQGQQPPQQQAQQPQQHPPQHVMQYTNAATKLPLQAQVGQYSQPEVPVRSPMQFHQNFSPISNPSPAASVVQSPSCSSTPSPLMQSGENLQCGQGSVPMGSRNRILQLMPQLSPTPSMMPSPNSHAAGFKGFGLEGVPEKRLTDPGLSSLSALSTQVANLPNTVQHMLLSDALTPQKKTSKRPSSSSKKADSCTNSEGSSQPEEQLKSPMAESLDGGCSSSSEDPGERVRQLSGQSTSSDTTYKGGASEKAGSSPAQGTQNEAPRLNASPAAREEAASPGAKDTPLSSEGNPKANEKTVGVIVSREAMTGRVEKPGGQDKGSQEDDPASTQRPPSTGGTKETSHPPVPQPEPPGGGSKGNKTVDNNSNHNGEGNSQGGHSAVGPGFIGRSEPSKSPGSLRYSYKDSFGSAVPRNVSSFPQYPTGQDKGDFTGHGERKGRNEKFPSLLQEVLQGYHHHPDRRYSRSTQEHQGMAGGLEGATRPNVLVSQTNELASRGLLNKSIGSLLENPHWGPWERKSSSTAPEMKQINLADYPIPRKFEIEPQSSAHEPGGSLSERRSVICDISPLRQIVRDPGAHSLGHMGTDTRLGRSERLNPSLSQSVILPGGLVSMETKLKSQSGQIKEEDFEQSKSQASFNNKKSGDHCHPASIKHESYRGNASPGAAHDSISDYGPQDSRPTPMRRVPGRVGGREGMRGRSPSQYHDFSEKLKMSPGRSRGPGGDPHHMNPHMTFSERANRSSLHAPFSPNSESLASAYHTNTRAHAYGDPNAGLNSQLHYKRQMYQQQQEEYKDWSSGSAQGVIAAAQHRQEGPRKSPRQQQFLDRVRSPLKNDKDGMMYGPPMGTYHDPSGQEGGRCLMSSDGLSNKNIELKHGSQKLQQESCWDLSRQTSPAKSSGPPGMSNQKRYGPPHEADGHGLTDTAQSSKPSNVMLRLPGQEDHSSQNPLIMRRRVRSFISPIPSKRQSQDVKNSNTEDKGRLLHPPKEGADRAFNSYAHLSHSQDVKSVPKRESSKDLPSPDSRNCPAVTLTSPAKTKILPPRKGRGLKLEAIVQKITSPNIRRSASSNSAEAGGDTVTLDDILSLKSGPPEGGSIAVQDAEMEKRKGELVSDLVCPTSQELNIEKPLPRSSEEWRGSGDDKVKTETHPDTVTAGKELPGSMTSTTSQKPGSNQGRPDGSLGGTAPLIFSDSKNVPPAGVSAPEANPKAEEKENDTVTISPKQEGFPPKGYFPSGKKKGRPIGSVNKQKKQQPPPPPPQPPQIPEASADGEPKPKKQRQRRERRKPGAQPRKRKTKQAVPIVEPQEPEIKLKYATQPLDKTDAKNKSFFPYIHVVNKCELGAVCTIINAEEEEQTKLVRGRKGQRSLTPPPSSTESKALPASSFMLQGPVVTESSVMGHLVCCLCGKWASYRNMGDLFGPFYPQDYAATLPKNPPPKRATEMQSKVKVRHKSASNGSKTDTEEEEEQQQQQKEQRSLAAHPRFKRRHRSEDCSGGPRSLSRGLPCKKATAEGSSDKTALDSKPSAPTTSEGGPELELQIPELPLDSNEFWVHEGCILWANGIYLVCGRLYGLQEALEIAREMKCSHCQEAGATLGCYNKGCSFRYHYPCAIDADCLLHEENFSVRCPKHKVRLWR; this is encoded by the coding sequence ATGCAGTCCTTCCGGGAGCAAAGCAGTTACCACGGAGACCAGCAGAGCTACCCACAGGAGGTACACGGCTCATCCCGGATAGAAGAGTTCAGCCCGCGTCAGGCCCAGATGTTCCAGAATTTTGGGGGTGCGGGTGGTGGCAGtggcggcagcggcggcagcagcggTGGTGGGCGACGAGGaacagcagctgcagcagcaatGGCTAGTGAAACCTCTGGCCATCAGGGCTACCAGGGTTTCAGGAAAGAGGCCGGAGACTTTTATTACATGGCAGGCAGCAAAGACCCTGTGACGACAGGAACCCCGCAGCCACCTCAACGAAGGCCTTCGGGGCCCGTGCAGAGCTACGGCCCCCCCCAGGGGAGCAGCTTTGGCAATCAGTATGGGAGCGAGGGGCATGTGGGCCAGTTTCAAGCACAGCACTCTGCCCTTGGTGGTGTGTCTCATTATCAGCAGGATTACTCGGGGCCTTTCTCTCCAGGGAGTGCTCAGTACCAACAGCAGGCTtccagccagcagcagcagcaggtacAGCAGTTGAGACAGCAGCTTTACCAGTCCCACCAGCCTCTGCCACAAGCCACTGGCCAGCCAGCATCTGGGTCGTCCCATCTGCAGCCAATGCAGCGGCCCTCAACTTTGCCGTCCTCTGCCACCGGTTACCAGCTGAGAGTGGGTCAGTTCGGCCAGCATTACCAGTCttctgctgcctcctcctcctcctccttcccttcaccGCAGCGCTTCAGCCAGTCTGGCCAGAGCTATGATGGCAGTTACAGTGTGAATGCTGGATCCCAGTATGAGGGACACAGTGTGGGTTCTAATGCACAGGCTTATGGAACACAATCAAATTACAGCTATCAGCCTCAGTCTATGAAAAATTTCGAGCAGGCAAAGATTCCACAAGGGAcacagcaggggcagcagccgCCCCAGCAGCAGGCACAGCAGCCGCAGCAGCACCCCCCGCAGCATGTGATGCAGTATACCAACGCTGCCACCAAGCTGCCCCTGCAGGCCCAGGTGGGGCAGTACAGCCAGCCTGAGGTTCCTGTGAGGTCCCCCATGCAGTTCCACCAGAACTTCAGCCCCATCTCGAACCCTTCCCCAGCGGCCTCTGTGGTTCAGTCTCCAAGCTGTAGCTCCACCCCATCTCCTCTTATGCAGAGTGGAGAGAATCTCCAGTGTGGGCAAGGCAGTGTGCCCATGGGttccagaaacagaattttaCAGTTAATGCCCCAGCTCAGCCCGACCCCCTCAATGATGCCCAGTCCAAATTCTCATGCTGCGGGCTTCAAAGGGTTTGGACTAGAGGGAGTGCCAGAAAAGCGACTGACAGATCCTGGGCTGAGTAGTTTGAGTGCCCTGAGCACTCAAGTGGCCAATCTTCCCAATACTGTTCAGCACATGCTACTTTCTGATGCCCTGACGCCTCAGAAGAAGACCTCCAAGAGGCCCTCCTCATCTTCTAAGAAAGCAGACAGCTGCACAAACTCCGAAGGCTCCTCCCAGCCTGAAGAACAACTGAAGTCCCCTATGGCTGAGTCACTGGACGGGGGCTGCTCCAGCAGTTCTGAAGATCCAGGCGAGCGTGTGAGGCAGCTGAGTGGCCAGAGCACCAGTTCTGACACCACCTACAAGGGCGGAGCCTCCGAGAAAGCTGGCTCCTCACCTGCACAGGGCACTCAGAACGAAGCCCCCAGACTCAATGCCAGTCCTGCAGCCAGAGAAGAGGCGGCCTCGCCTGGTGCTAAGGACACACCGCTTTCGTCCGAGGGCAACCCAAAAGCCAATGAAAAAACAGTTGGGGTGATTGTCTCCCGGGAAGCTATGACAGGTCGAGTAGAAAAGCCTGGTGGGCAAGATAAAGGCTCCCAAGAGGATGATCCTGCATCCACCCAGAGGCCACCCAGCACTGGCGGGACAAAGGAAACCAGTCACCCACCAGTCCCGCAGCCAGAGCCCCCGGGGGGAGGGAGCAAAGGAAACAAGACCGTAGATAATAACTCCAACCACAATGGAGAGGGAAACAGCCAGGGCGGGCACTCGGCAGTGGGCCCTGGTTTTATAGGCAGGAGTGAGCCTAGCAAATCCCCGGGCAGCCTGCGCTATAGTTACAAAGATAGTTTTGGGTCAGCTGTGCCAAGGAACGTCAGTAGCTTTCCTCAGTATCCTACAGGACAAGATAAGGGGGATTTCACTGGCCACGGGGAGCGAAAGGGGAGAAATGAGAAGTTCCCCAGCCTCCTGCAGGAAGTGCTTCAAGgttaccaccaccaccctgatAGGAGATATTCTAGGAGTACTCAGGAGCATCAGGGCATGGCCGGTGGCCTGGAAGGAGCCACAAGGCCTAATGTCTTAGTCAGTCAAACCAATGAGTTAGCTAGCAGGGGCCTTTTGAACAAAAGTATTGGGTCCCTGTTAGAAAACCCACACTGGGGCCCCTGGGAAAGGAAGTCAAGCAGCACAGCTCCCGAAATGAAACAGATCAATCTGGCCGACTATCCGATTCCCAGAAAATTTGAAATAGAGCCTCAGTCATCAGCCCATGAGCCTGGGGGTTCCCTTTCTGAAAGGAGATCTGTGATCTGTGATATTTCTCCACTGAGACAGATCGTCAGGGACCCAGGGGCTCACTCGCTGGGACACATGGGTACTGACACCAGACTTGGGAGGAGTGAGCGGCTCAATCCAAGTTTAAGTCAGTCGGTCATTCTTCCAGGTGGGTTGGTATCCATGGAAACAAAGCTGAAATCCCAGAGCGGGCAGATAAAAGAGGAAGACTTTGAACAATCCAAATCTCAAGCCAGTTTCAACAACAAGAAATCCGGAGACCACTGCCATCCTGCTAGCATCAAGCATGAGTCTTACCGAGGCAATGCCAGCCCAGGAGCTGCCCACGATTCCATCTCAGACTATGGCCCACAAGACAGCAGACCCACACCAATGCGGCGGGTCCCTGGCAGAGTCGGTGGTCGAGAGGGCATGAGGGGGCGTTCCCCTTCGCAGTATCATGACTTCTCAGAAAAACTGAAGATGTCtcctgggaggagcagaggcccaGGGGGAGACCCTCATCACATGAACCCACACATGACCTTTTCAGAGAGGGCCAACCGGAGTTCTTTACACGCTCCCTTCTCTCCCAACTCAGAAAGCTTAGCCTCTGCTTACCACACAAATACTCGGGCTCATGCTTacggggaccccaatgcaggtTTGAATTCTCAGCTCCATTATAAGAGACAGATGTACCAGCAGCAACAAGAGGAATATAAAGACTGGAGCAGCGGttctgctcagggagtgattGCCGCAGCACAGCACAGGCAGGAGGGCCCGCGGAAGAGCCCAAGGCAGCAGCAGTTCCTTGACAGAGTGCGGAGCCCTCTGAAAAATGACAAAGATGGTATGATGTATGGCCCACCGATGGGGACTTACCATGATCCCAGCGGTCAGGAAGGGGGGCGCTGCCTCATGTCTAGTGATGGTCTGTCTAACAAAAACATCGAATTGAAGCATGGCTCCCAGAAGTTACAACAAGAATCATGTTGGGATCTTTCCCGGCAAACTTCTCCAGCCAAAAGCAGCGGTCCTCCGGGAATGTCCAATCAGAAGAGGTACGGGCCGCCCCATGAGGCTGATGGACACGGGCTCACTGACACGGCACAGTCATCCAAACCCAGTAATGTTATGCTCAGGCTTCCAGGCCAAGAGGATCATTCTTCTCAAAACCCCTTGATCATGCGGAGGCGGGTGCGTTCCTTTATCTCTCCCATTCCCAGCAAGAGGCAGTCACAAGATGTGAAGAACAGCAACACTGAAGATAAAGGGCGCCTCCTTCACCCACCGAAAGAAGGCGCTGATAGAGCGTTCAATTCCTACGCACATCTTTCTCACAGTCAGGATGTCAAGTCTGTCCCTAAGAGGGAATCTTCCAAGGACCTTCCAAGTCCAGACAGTAGAAACTGCCCTGCTGTTACCCTCACAAGTCCTGCTAAGACCAAAATACTGCCCCCCAGGAAAGGCCGAGGGTTGAAACTGGAAGCTATAGTTCAGAAGATCACATCCCCAAACATCAGGAGGAGTGCATCCTCGAACAGTGCGGAGGCTGGGGGAGACACGGTTACTCTGGATGACATACTGTCTTTGAAGAGTGGCCCTCCTGAAGGTGGGAGCATTGCTGTCCAGGATGCcgaaatggagaagagaaaaggtgAGCTGGTATCAGACCTAGTCTGTCCGACAAGCCAGGAGTTAAACATAGAAAAGCCCCTGCCGAGGTCTTCAGAGGAGTGGCGTGGCAGTGGGGACGACAAGGTGAAGACCGAGACACACCCAGACACAGTCACTGCTGGAAAGGAACTCCCTGGCTCCATGACATCCACGACCTCACAGAAGCCTGGGAGTAACCAGGGGAGACCAGATGGTTCCCTTGGTGGGACTGCACCTTTAATCTTCTCTGACTCCAAGAATGTACCTCCAGCAGGTGTGTCGGCCCCTGAGGCAAATCCCAAGGCTGAAGAGAAAGAGAACGATACAGTGACGATTTCCCCCAAACAAGAGGGTTTCCCCCCTAAGGGGTACTTCCCATCAGGAAAGAAGAAGGGGAGACCCATTGGTAGTGTgaataagcaaaagaaacagcagcCACCGCCTCCACCCCCTCAGCCCCCTCAGATACCAGAAGCTTCTGCAGATGGAGAGCCAAAGCCAAAAAAGCAGAGGCAAAGGCGGGAGAGAAGGAAGCCTGGGGCACAGCCAAGGAAGCGGAAAACCAAACAAGCAGTTCCCATCGTGGAACCCCAAGAACCTGAGATCAAACTAAAGTATGCCACCCAGCCACTGGATAAAACCGATGCCAAGAACAAGTCTTTTTTCCCTTATATCCATGTAGTAAATAAGTGTGAACTTGGAGCTGTTTGTACAATCATCAATGCTGAAGAGGAAGAACAGACCAAATTGGTGAGGGGTCGGAAAGGTCAGAGGTCTCTGACCCCACCACCCAGCAGCACTGAAAGCAAGGCACTCCCAGCTTCGTCCTTCATGCTGCAGGGCCCTGTTGTGACAGAGTCTTCTGTCATGGGGCACCTAGTTTGCTGTCTGTGTGGCAAGTGGGCCAGTTACCGGAACATGGGTGACCTCTTTGGACCCTTTTATCCTCAAGATTATGCCGCCACTCTCCCCAAGAACCCGCCTCCCAAGCGGGCCACGGAGATGCAGAGCAAAGTAAAGGTACGGCACAAAAGCGCTTCGAACGGCTCCAAGACGGacactgaggaggaggaggagcagcagcagcagcagaaggagCAAAGGAGCCTGGCCGCCCACCCCAGGTTTAAGCGGCGACACCGCTCGGAGGACTGCAGCGGAGGCCCTCGGTCCCTGTCCCGGGGGCTCCCTTGTAAGAAAGCCACCGCCGAGGGCAGCAGCGACAAGACTGCTTTGGACTCCAAGCCCTCTGCGCCCACCACCTCGGAAGGGGGCCCTGAGCTGGAGTTACAAATCCCTGAACTACCTCTTGACAGCAATGAATTTTGGGTCCACGAGGGTTGTATTCTCTGGGCCAATGGAATCTACCTGGTCTGCGGCAGGCTCTACGGCCTGCAGGAGGCGCTGGAAATAGCCAGAGAGATG